Genomic segment of Pseudorca crassidens isolate mPseCra1 chromosome 10, mPseCra1.hap1, whole genome shotgun sequence:
AGCCTAAACACAGGAGCcacaatgatcttttaaaaatgtaaatctgggcttccctggtggcgcagtggttgagagtccgcctgccgatgcaggggacacgggttcgtgccccggtccgggaagatcccacatgccgcggagcggctgcgcctgtgagccatggccgctgagcctgcacgtctggagcctgttgttccgcaatgggagaggccacaacagtgaggggcccacgtacgcaaaaaaaaaaaaaaaaatgtaaatccaATCACCTCTACCTcagacctccctccctcctccccccacacccacGCAACATGTGCACACCCTGACACCCTCCAGAGCTTCCCATGGTTGAGTAAAATTCAGGTGCTTTACTCGTCCTTGCAGGTCCCTGCATGATCGGGCCCCTGCCCCTGCTCCCTGACCTCATCTCccacctctctcccaccctctctgctccagccacactggcctcctttctgttcctcaacACCCCCAGCTCATTTCCACCTTCCGGCCTTCGCAGTAGCTGTTCCCTTTACGTGGAATGATTCTCCCCCAGACCTTCACTTGGCCACTCTTGTCATTTGGGTCTCAGCTTAAAATGCCATTTACTCAGAAAGGACTTTCCTGACCACTGTGTCTAAAGTAGTTCCCCGCCACTCTTACCACATGGCCTGTCTTGTTTCCTCATAGCGCTACTAACTGCCTTCTTCTTCAGTGTGTTTCTTTTCTGCCTTGCCTCACTAGAGTGgaagctccacaagggcaggtACCTTGTCTGTCTATCCCTACTGCCtggaacagtgcccagcacatagtaagctCCCAATAAAGACTTGTTACATGGAGGCATGGATGAATAATGGGGAAAAGCAGGATAAAGCTCAACTTTAGGTTTGTGGTTCAAGTTGAACTTACATTTAGAGTCAGGTTTAACTATAGGGTTAAGAATGGGGATGAGTTAGTTCCAAGATTAGCTCTAGAAACAGGGCTGGGTTAGTTTAGAGGATAAGTTTATTTGGGGGTTCATTTATTGAGATGTTTAGATTTGAGGTTAGGGTTGAGTTTGAGTTGTGATTTGGATTGAGGTTAAATATGGGTTAGGATCAAAGTTGATATGTAATCCCACTTCAGGTTTTGAGGCTAGGTTCAAGTTTGAGACTATTGTCATTTCAGCCTTATCTGGAGGGCTCAGAGATTTCACTAGTTTCTCCACAGACACCACTGTAGAAACTGTATATCCCTCGGTTTGGAGCACAAGACTCCAGTCATCACCCCTCCCACTCAGGGAAAGCCCCAAACCAACTGCTGGCCTCCTcaagaaagaaactgaatttcACACAACCTCCAAAACTGAGATTGAAACCAAGATTGGCCCATCTCAAGGAGCATCCTTCAGCACATCACAAATGCCTGTGACACGGAGCTTCGACCCAATTCTCACCCTTcattcctctctgtctctcatgtCCCCCCATCACTTGTCCTCAccttccccttttttttcttcaatgccccagtctctctctctgaccGAAGTTTCTCCGTTTCTCTCTATTTCTCACCGTTAATTgcagcaccattttacattttaatatagcCGAGTTCTCCTAGTCCATGGGCTCCTACCATtggagaggcagaaagagacagCAGGAAGAAAAAGGGACTCCAGAGAATGAGGgacacagaggaaaggaaaggagcagGGCCCAAGAGGTAGGCCAACAGTGACACAAGACACAGTGAGGTTAAAAGAAACAAGATGAAGCCAAGATAGAGACCAAGGTATTTAAAAGAGGCATCTGTGGCTACCCTTCTTCCGCCATCACGTCTGGTCAGCCACCAAGACCTGTAGATTTTGCCTAGaaactctctcctcctcttcGTTCTCCTGCTACTGCCTCGATTTAAATGCaggctcttgggcttccctggtggcgcagtggttaagagtccgcctgccgatgcaggggacacgtgttcgtgccccggtccagcgtggagcggctgggcccgtgagccatggccgctgagcctgcgtgtctggagcctgtgctccacaacgggagaggccacaacagtgagaggcccgcgtacagcaaaaaaaagaaaaaaatgttaaatgcagGCTCTTGTCACCTCCTTGCTGAGTTGTTGCAACCCCCCCCAACTGTTCTCCACACTTCTGGTTTCCCCTGCAGACCCCAACTCCCATTTCTCAATTCATTCTTCGTGTAGCATCCAGACTCATGTTTTCAATATACCAATCTGGGTGGGTCCCTCTCTCACTCAAAACTTTTGGTAGCTCCCCATCACAATTACAATGAAATCCAAACCTCTTTTCTTGGTTTTAAACCCCTCAGGATGTGGTCTCAGCTTACCTCCCAAGCATCATCTCTGTTCCTTTTATGTGTACTCACTTGCACAGGTTAGTGCACTTCATACTCTCTTTTACCTCCAGTCTTTGCACCTTCTATTCCCTCTATCAGGAACGCCCTTCACCATCTTTGCCTTGATACTAATGCCTGAATCACCTCTCCCCCAGGCCAAGTCTGATGGCTTTACTGTGGGCTGCCATAAGCCCACTGTCACGGAACCCACACTAGTCTTTGAGCTCCCAGAGGTCAGGacgctcagtaaatgtttgtgaaataGGAAGCTAAAGAGATGGAatgaaggaattccctggtggtccagtggttaggacaccgcACTTTCattgccgtggcccgggttcaatccctggtcaggaaactaagatcctgcaagccacgaggcacagccaaaaaaacccaaagagatGGAATGAAAAGAAGTAATAGGTTAGACTAGGAAGGCATGAAAGGCAAAGTTGCAGGGCCTCAAGTAGCGGGGAGGAAAACAGAACTAGCTGATGCACACCCTGAATATCACTTACGTGCCACAGGACACCAAGACACCTCAGGAACTTTCTGCCCAGTGCAACAGAGGGAGGGCTTCAGtttccatcaccaccatcctcagccccagcccctccaAAAACCTCCAAATGAAAGCATAACAAGCTAGTAAGAGGAATAATAATATTTGAGGGGCCAATTGTTATTTTCTCAATCTCATGAAATGTGACTAAAATCATCTTTAGaaaccttgcttttttttttttaacctgcaaCCTGCAAGCTAAGTGAAAACTCCCTCATGTTCAAGAACATTCATATCAACATTTTTCATActagccaaaaactagaaacgaaccaaatgcccattaacagaaaaatagataagtaaattaGAGTATATTCACACAACATCACatcacaatgaaataaaaatcactgatacacacaacaatatacatgaatctcacaaacataacgtcgagagaaagaagccaaacacagatGAGTAGAGTCTGTGTGATTTCATGTGTATGAGGCTCAGAAGCTGGAAGAACTAATCTATAGTTGTAGAGGTCAGAAAGTGGTTGGTTATCTTTGGAAGGTATGAACTGGGAGGGGGCACAAGAGAACCCTCTGGGGacctaaaactatgttgaactgGATGGTGGCTACATGGCTATAAACAGATGGAAGAGTTCATCAGGCTATCCACTTAGGAGAAGTGCACCTCACTGTACCTGAGTTCTGCATCAATAGAAGGGGGAAATCCTTAATGATTTTACAACAGTGTATTGGCTTTACAAGTGCAGCTGCAAGACAAGTCCCTTTGCTGTCCCCACTCCGCCCTAGGTCACCACCCTTAAGCTCCACCTGTGTGGAATTCTGAAGCATCCCCTGTAGAGAACTTTAGCAATTGCCACGTTCCTTGATCCTGGAATGTGTTTGTTTGGGGTTATATAAATCTGATCTGTGGAGCCCACCTGAGGTTGGGATGAGGTGGAGGGCATCCTTCAGCAGTGAGACAAGACCTCATCATACGTGAGTTCATGGCTCATCGTGAGCTGAATCTTCCAAACCAGAACACTTTTGAGAGTAAAAGGGGGTCCATGAATATTTCTACCAGGACAACAGGCATAACCCAGGATGTACCAGGCAGGAGGGAATATAATGGAACTTTTGATATGAAACCTTCCAGGCAAACTGGAAAATACACACACTGGGACAAGTGTGACTTGAGTCTCTGGGACAAGGACAGGGGTGCAAGAGGAGGAAATGTGCACAGAGAGAAGCCTGTAACCAGCCAAGGGTGCAGAGGTGTTATACATAATCGCTCTTCAGGGAACCGGGCCTCCAGCCCACGCCCCAGCTGCTCCCCTTCTCCTCGTCCTCTGAATTTACTGTCCCTTCTCTGGAACTCCTAAGCCTGACCCCCGCTCCCTGGCCCTCCCAGCCCACGGTTCCCCTGACCCCACTCCCTTTCCCAGAACTCAGTCGTCTGAGCCCCCAGCCTGCGGTTCTCTCCTAGGCCTCAGCCTTTCCTGCCTTCGACTGAAACAGCAGCATCTTCTAAGCCCTGGGGGCTTCCCCGGGCCCCAGCCCCGGCCTAGAACCCGCCCGCCGCCTGCCACGCTGCCACTGCCGCTTCCTCTATAAAGGGACCCAGGCGTCCCGGCCAAGGGGCCCCGCACAGCAGGTGAGactctcccaccccatctccttgGGCTTCCCCGGCGGTGGACTCCTTCCCCCCGGGGCGTTCAGTCCCTCCGACTGGGCTTCAGCCCCTCCTGCACCTCCTGcttgggcctgggcctgggccttggtgggtttggttttggtttgttccCCTCTCTCTGACTCTTTATCTgtcaatctctttctctctgtctgtgtcaCACAGTCTGATCCCTCTCTGTTCCCTTCTCATCTCTgttcgtctctctctctctccccctgctCACCTGGGGTTTCCCTGACTGCATCTTGTCCCCTTCTCTGTCTGTCGCCCCGTCTCTCAGGGTGGCTGTCTCCACGGGCAGGAGGCCCGTCTTCCGCATCGTGCCCCGCCCCGCTCACTGTCTCTCTCCCTGCAGGTTCTCCCCATGACACCACCTGGACGTCTCTACCTCCTGAGGGTGTGCAGCACCCCCCTactcctcctccttctgggactgcTGCTGGCCCTGCCGCCCGAGGCCCAGGTGAGGCATCAGGGCAATGGGGACTGTGTGGGCAGCCCAGCCTGACCTTGGGCCTGAGGACCTCTCTGACTCTGTCCTCCCCTAGGGGCTCTCTGGTGTTGGCCTCCCACCCTCAACTGCACAGCCTGCCCATCAGCACCCCCCGAATCACTTCACTCGAGGCACCTTCAAACCTGCTGCTCACCTTGTTGGTAAACATTCACCTGCCCTCCTAGACATGtagcccccagccctcctcccatcccccttcAGGGACCCAAGCATCCCCTCCAGctcacccccactcccactcccttcTGTTCTCCCAACCATCCCCCAGGAACTCAGTCCAGCACCTGCTTCCTCAGGGATCGAGACCTCTGACCCCCAGGTCCTTGACCGCCATCCCTCCTGGCTTTCCCTAGGAGACCCCAGCACCCAGGACTCACTGCGCTGGAGAGCGAACACGGATCGCGCCTTCCTCCGCCACGGCTTCTCTCTGAGCAACAATTCCCTCCTGGTCCCCACCAGTGGCCTCTACTTCGTCTACTCCCAGGTGGTCTTCTCTGGGGAAGGCTGCTTCCCCAAGGCCACCCCCACCCCTCTCTACCTGGCCCACGAGGTCCAGCTCTTCTCCTCccagtacccattccacgtgccTCTCCTCAGCGCTCAGAAGTCCGTGTGCCCAGGGCCACAGGGACCTTGGGTGCGCTCGGTGTACCAGGGGGCTGTGTTCCTGCTCACCCGGGGAGACCAGCTATCCACTCACACAGATGGCATCTCCCACCTGCTCCTCAGCCCCAGTAGCGTCTTCTTCGGAGCCTTCGCTCTatagaaaaatccagaaagaaaaaatttggTTTCAAAGCCTTCTCCCCATTTTGCCTCCATTCTGACCACTTCAGGGGTCACCACACCTCTCTTTTGACCATTCCATCAGTCTCAAGTCTTCCCCCGTTCTCGGCACCTGGAGCTTCCAAAGAAGGAACTCTAGGCACCCCAGGGGACCACACCTTCCTGAACCACCCCGGATGCTCggctgaggacttcaagcctgcCTGGAAATGCCCACCCAGAGCCCTTCGTCTGCCCTGCCCGTCTAGGGGGCCTTGCCCTGGACATGGAAGGGGAGCTGACACATGAGGGAGCTTGAGTGGAtgactgggggcagggaggggggttatttatgaagggaaaaaattttaaattatttatttatggaggatggagagaagggggaCGGCAGAAGAAAGAGATAATACACCCAAGAGACGGAGAGTGAGAGGGCGTGGGCACAAGGATGACCtagcaagagagaaaaagagtggGTCTGAGGGACCAAGGGGCTCTGGAAGGAAGTGAAAGGCTCCTAAGAGCCAGCCATTGCCTGACTGGACAACCCACGAGGAGACGTCTGACCCTTGATGGAGCCCAATAAACCTCTTTTCTCTGAAATGCTGTCTGCCTGTATCTGTCTGTCTGGGAGGGGAGAATTCCCCAGATGTCTCTAAGGAATGGAGGGAGGACAGGAATCAGAGGGACAGGAGCTGTGGGCGCACAGAGAGGCCTAAGGGGCTCTGGTGAAATGTGGTGGCCTcgcaggggtgggaggagaccAGAGGATAAGCTGAGAAGACAAAGGAAAGATGCAGGTCCAAAGTCTGGAGGAGTGGAGGTCAGGGAACCCCTGAGGAATGGGGGTGACAGGAAGCTTCTGAGGAGCAGTGACCACACTGAAGGGTGTTTGTTTGGGACTGTGGAGGAGCAGCTTGAGGCCCCCGGAAGGCGTGGCCATGCCAGGGCCCCGAGGAGTGGGCTGGGGGACTGGAGAACACAGGGGACGTTTCGGGAGACGCGGTCACGTGCAGGGGCTCTGAGGGCCAGGGCTGTCTCCAGGAAACTGGAGGGAGCAGGGAGTTCTTTGCAGATACATGGCCACACACAGGGACTCTGAAGGGTGGGGTCTTCGTGCAAAAATTGGGGCATCACATGCCCTTGGAAGTCAAGACTGAAACCAGCACCAGGGTTTTGCTGAGTCCCGGGTCAGAGTGAAAGGAGAAGGCCTGCCGTGGTGGGGTTCGTGAATTCCCAGCATCGCTTTCACTCCTCTGGGGCTGTCCCAGGCTTGTCCCTGCCATCCTGCCCCAGCCCTTGCAGAGCCTCAAGCTTCCCTTCCTCCAGCTCCTCTTGCCCTCAGGGACCGAAACACACATCTCGGGACCCAGCACAGCTTCCCCCAAGTTTTCTCTCCATTAAGGACTCAGCTTTCTGAAGCCCCTCCCATTTCTAGTTCTACCACTACCTGAGTCCGGTCTGGAAATCAGAAGGAAATAGGCCACAGAACTCATcccccaaagaaatggaaacaacggGAACTGGGGGGCACGGGGAAATGGGGTCCAGCCTCCAGGGTCCTACATCTACAGCAGTAACTGGCCCAGGGAGCCCCCCTCAGAATCCGGGTGGGTAGGGTAGGAAGTATCCTTGATGCCTGGGTGTCCCCAACTTTCCAAACCCCCGCCCCCGTGATGGAGAAGAAACCGAGACAGAAGGTGTAGGACCCGCTACCGCTTCCTCCAGATGAGCTCATGGGTTTCTCCACCAAGGAAGTTTTCCGCTGGTTGAATGAGAGCCTTTCCCCGCCCTCCTCTCACCCCACAGCGTATAAATGCAGCTGTTTGCACACCCAGCCAGCAGAAGCTCCCAGAGCGAGGACACCAGGGGACCAGCCAGGAGAGAGACAAGCAACTCCAGAGCCCCCTGGAAATAACCTCCCAgaccacacacccccaccccgacAGGCAGCCAGACGACTTGCTCCCTCTAACACATCCTGCCACAGGGCTCTACCGTCTCCCAGCTGGACTTGAGCCCTTCAGAAGAAGACGCCATGAGCACTGAAAGCATGATCCGGGATGTGGAGCTGGCAGAGGAGGCGCTCTCCAAGACGGCAGGGGGCTCCCAGGGTTCCGGAAGGTGCTTGTGTCTCagcctcttctccttcttcctggtCGCAGGAGGCACCACGCTCTTCTGCCTGCTGCACTTCGGGGTAATCGGCCCCCAGAGGGAAGAGGTGAGTCCCTGGCCAGCCTCGGCTCATTCTCTCACCCAGAGAGAAATGGGGCGAgatgtggggtgggggaaagaggTGTGCTGATGGGGAGGCTTGGGGAGGAAAACAGTGGAGAAAGatggggaggcagaaggagaCGTGGAGAGAGAtgtgggaagagaaggaaggatggagaaatagggtgcctggcacatgggcgACGCTCTCTAAatatttgtcgaatgaatgaatgagtaagcaGGGATTCAGATATAAAGAGAGATGTGTAGACAGATAAGGGGTATGGGTAGAAAGATGGGGAAGAAAACAAGTCATCTGGATAAAGATGAAGCAGATACAGCAGGTATGAAAGAGAGATAGGAAAGATGAAGCTAAGGGTGTCTGGCACACGGCAGGAACTCAATGAATGAGCTGTTAAATGGATTATGGATGAATGGGGAGAGAAAACGAGATGCATCAGTGCAGAGAGTACAAGCTAGAGAAGCAGCCGGCTGTTTCTCCTTCAGGGGTGACTTGCTTTGATACTAATCCTCCTTCTTCTCCCAACAGTTCCCAACTGGCTACTCCATCATCAGCCCTCTGGCTCAGACACTCAGTAAGTGTCTCCAAAACCTCTCTCCTAATTCTGGGCTTGGGTGGGCGTAGGGGTTGGTCCTGGGATGGAAGCAGTAGGGGAAATTTAGAGTTTGGgtttggggggaggaggaaaggaggtcAAAGTAGTGAGATATTTTCTGGGAAGCTTAAGGGTCTCTcaccttcttcttttctctttcctcttcaggATCATCTTCTAAAACCTCAAGTAACAAGCCCGTAGCCCATGTTGTAGGTAAGTGTTCTGAGGATGTGTCTGGGGGACGAAGAAGCagatgggatggggaggggtaGGATTTGGCTGCTGAAGCCAGGCTGAGGGTAGACAGACCTTGGAGACAGGGTGAGAAGGACTCACTGAGCTCAAGGGGAGGGTGGAGGATACTTAGAACTTGAAGGGGATACTCAGAGCCTCATGGCCAGATGGGATGTAGGAAGACAGACAGAGGGGACAGGAACCGgatgtggggggtggggtgggcagaacTTGAGGGCCAGGATGTGGAGAGTGGAACTGACAGGGTCACAATGACtcacccctccctctttttctccctccctccagccaacCTCAGTACTCAGGGGCAGCTCCGGTGGCTGAACACATATGCCAACACCCTCCTGGCCAACAGCGTGAAGCTGGAAGACAACCAGCTGGTGGTGCCGACGGACGGGCTGTACCTCATCTACTCCCAGGTCCTCTTCAGGGGCCAAGGCTGCCCTTCCACCCACTTGTTCCTCACCCACACCATCAGCCGCATCGCTGTCTCCTACCCGACCAAGGTCAACCTCCTCTCTGCCATCAAGAGCCCTTGCCagagggagacgccagaggggGCTGAGGCCAAGCCCTGGTATGAGCCCATCTACCAGGGAGGGGTCTTCCAGCTGGAGAAGGGTGATCGACTCAGTGCTGAGATCAACCTGCCCGACTATCTGGACTTTGCTGAGTCTGGGCAGGTCTACTTTGGGATCATTGCCCTGTGAGGGAGCAGGACATCCATCCTATCCCACCtcaattactttattatttactCCTTCAGACCCGCTCATCCCCTTCTGGTTTAGAAAGAGAATTAGGGACTCAGGGCTGGGCTCCAAGCTTAAaactttaaacaacaacaacacttaGAAATCAGGGATGCAGGGAAGTATGGCCTGGACAATGGGGCACTGACCACCACCAAGAATTGGAACTGGGTCTTCTGGAACTCACTGGGGTCCTTGCGTTTGGATTCCTGGATGCAACCTGGGACACCCAGAATGTGGGGGCCAGGGGACCTTGGGTTCTGACTGGAACACTTCAGAATATTCCTTGAGAAGATCTCACCCAGAACTTGACATGAGTGGACTTCAGGCCTCCCTTTCTTCCAATGTTTCCAGACTTCCCTGAGATGGGGAGCCCAGCCACACCCCAACAGGGCCAGCTCCCTCTATTTATGTTTGCACTtgtgattatttattatttatttattatttatttatttactaatgaATGTATTTATTCAGGAGGTCAAGGTGTCCTGGGAGATCCAATGTAGGGGCTGCCTTGGCTCAGATGTGTTTTCTGTGAAAACGGAGCTGAACTGTAGGTCGTTCCCACCCTGCCTCCTGGTCTCTGTGCCTccttttgcttatgtttttaaaatatatttatctgatCAGGTTGCCTAAATAATGCTGATTTGGTGACTGACTTGTCGCTACATCACTGAACCTCTGCTCCCCAGGGGAGTCGTGTCTGTAACCGCCCTACTGGTCAGTGGCGAGAAATAAAGTGTGCTTAGAAAAGAAATATGGCCTCTTTCTGGGAATTAATTCTGCATTGGCCTCTCCTTGGGGGTGAGACGTGGCTCCCTGAAGTTCTTTCTCCACAGGGCTTATgatccctgcccctcaccccttgGACTGCTGGGGCTCAGGAGACCCTACATAAAACAAAGCCCCACTGAAAATGCCCCTCCCCCAAGAAAGGAACCTGAACTTAATTAGCTCTCCCTCAGGGCCCTGGAATTTCCAACTCTGGGAATTCCTATCCAAGTGGGGGAAATCCCGCAGCTCAGATGAGATTTCCGGCTGTTGCGGCCTGAGCGAAAGACCCCAAATTCTCAGGTACCTGAATCACAGCCAAGGGACTTCCAGGCAGTCGGGCACCTGGGCTCCAAACCGCCTGATCCCGCCCCACGCTCCTCCCCCTGCCAGCCCAGTCCTAACTGTGCAACCTGAACCAGTCGCTGAACCTCGTCTATCAAAGAGAAGTAGGAACGCCCACCGCACACGGGGCCCCCTGAGAACAGAAGACCTAAACTCTTCACAGCAGAGCAGCTAGAGGAGCACTCGGTGAATTCTGGCTTTCTCCCTTTTCCCAGCCCCCGGTCTTCTACCCGCTTCCATCTCTCAGTGGATGGaattgaagaggaagaagaaaataaaaaacaaggaataAGGTGTAGGTGAAGGACCCACCCCCATGCCAGCTTGGTCTCCCTGATTTTCCTGGCGAATGATGAGGAGAGGGATGGGAGGTGGGTGA
This window contains:
- the LTA gene encoding lymphotoxin-alpha → MTPPGRLYLLRVCSTPLLLLLLGLLLALPPEAQGLSGVGLPPSTAQPAHQHPPNHFTRGTFKPAAHLVGDPSTQDSLRWRANTDRAFLRHGFSLSNNSLLVPTSGLYFVYSQVVFSGEGCFPKATPTPLYLAHEVQLFSSQYPFHVPLLSAQKSVCPGPQGPWVRSVYQGAVFLLTRGDQLSTHTDGISHLLLSPSSVFFGAFAL
- the TNF gene encoding tumor necrosis factor, translating into MSTESMIRDVELAEEALSKTAGGSQGSGRCLCLSLFSFFLVAGGTTLFCLLHFGVIGPQREEFPTGYSIISPLAQTLRSSSKTSSNKPVAHVVANLSTQGQLRWLNTYANTLLANSVKLEDNQLVVPTDGLYLIYSQVLFRGQGCPSTHLFLTHTISRIAVSYPTKVNLLSAIKSPCQRETPEGAEAKPWYEPIYQGGVFQLEKGDRLSAEINLPDYLDFAESGQVYFGIIAL